The Burkholderia ambifaria AMMD genome contains the following window.
GCAGCGACGACGCATAGTCGTCCGGCACTCCGATCACCACCTTACCGGTCACTTCGGGCCGCACTACGGCCGCCCACGCCTCGTCGCGCAGCGCCAGCATTCGTCTGGCGAATCCCAGCAAGACCTCGCCTTCGCGCGTCAGCACGATGCTGCGCGGCTTGCGCATGAACAGCGGCCGGCCGATCGCGTCCTCGAGGCTCTTGATCTGCATGCTCACAGCCGACTGCGAGCGGTTCACCGCTTCGGCGGCGCGGGTCATGTTGCCGGTTTCCGCGACGGCGACGACGGTGGCCAGCACGTCGTGATCGAGCATCTTCATCGGTATCAGGAAAACTGAACGTAACGATCAGCATTATGCGTTTTTATTGTCGCTATGTGTCTGCCATAGTGGAATCGAGCCCGCCGTATCGTTCGATGTGGTGTGGCAATCAAGCCGGCGTGCCGGCGTGCGGCGTTGAACAGGGAAGAGTGGTGTACCGATGATGGATCATCCGTTGCGCGCCGCACTGGCCGCCGAATTGCATGCCCGGCCATTCCTGCGGCTCGCCGAGGCCGTGTCGCTCACGCATTACGCGATCTACACCGACGGCCAGCCCGACATCCACGAAACGCTGCTGCACGCGCTGTGCCGCGACACCGGCATCGCCGTGCCGCAAGACGGCGCGACCCACTACGCGGTGCAGTCGCCGTGCGGCTGGCATCTGAAGTGGGAGCGCCACACCGAATTCTCGACCTTCACGTTCGTCGCGCCGCGTCGCGACACCGGCTATTTCGACGATCTCGCGATCGAAGGGATCCCGGCCGCATGGTTCGCGCGGCTCGCGGGCATCCGCTTCGTCGCGGTGCGCATGGAGTTGCTGTCGGGCGATGCCGCGCGGCTCGTGTGCGGCGACCTGCGCCGCTGGATCGACGGGCCCGCGCTCGTCGGCAGCAACGTGCTCGGCGGCGGCAAGGTGTTCTGCGACTGGCATGTGCGCGACGACGGCTTCATGCGCTTTCTCGTCGTCGACGAGGATTTCCGCGAAGAGCAGGGCGGGCGGCTGCTGCAGCGTCTGTATGAAATCGAGACGTACCGGATGATGGCGCTGCTCGCGTTGCCGGTCGCGCGGCGGATGAGCCGTGAACTCGACGAGATTCACGCGGCGCTGCATGCACTGATGCAGCGGATGGACGCGAGCGGCGCCGACGGCGACGACGCGGCCCTGCTCGTGAAGCTCACGCATCTGGCGGTGCGGGTCGAAGCGCTGTCGGGGTCCGGCGGCCGCTTCAGCGCGTCGCGTGCGTACGAAAAGCTCGTGCTGGCCCGCATCCAAGAATTGCGCGAAGAGCGCATCGAAGGGATGCCGACGATCGCGGAATTCATGGAGCGGCGCTTCGCGCCGGCGATGGAAACTTGCCGCAGCGTGTGGGCGCGTCATGAGCAGATCGCCGCGCGGATTGCGCGAGCGGTCGACCTGCTGCGCACGCGCGTGAATCTTGCGCAGGAAAAGGACGTGACGCGGCTGCTGGTCGGCATGGAGCGCACCGCGCGCAATCAGTTGCATCTGCAGCACGCCGTCGAAGGGCTGTCGGTGGCAGCCATTTCGTACTACGTGCTGTCGCTTGCGACCGCGGCGTTCAAGGCGCTGCACGTGATGAACCTGCCGGTCGATCCCGAACTGGCGGAAGGCCTGCTGATCGCGCCGGTCGTGTTCGCGGTGATTCACATCACGCGACGCACGCGCGCGCAGCTCGCGCGGTCGGAGGCCGCGCATGACGGTGCGCCCGTGCCGACGGTGCATGCGGCGGCGTTGAAGCAGGCGAATTAGAACATCAATGACATATCAAAAGGAGTGGAGATGACTTTTACGCAAACGCAAGCTCAGTTTTTCACTGGCCTCGATGCATTCGACGAGCCGATGTGGGACGAATCCGGCGCGCCGGAGGAAGTGCACGTGACGTCGTATCAGGCCGTGCTGCAGGAGCCGATGACGTCGCTTGTGGGCGGTACGATGGATCGGCCGGATGTCGCGGCGGTGGCGATTCTTGGGTATAACTGACGCGGTGTTGGGCGTGGTCTTGATGCGGGCAAGCTGACGGCTGCGTTAGTTTGCCGCGTTCGGGCGGGCGAATGGGATGTGCGGATCGGTCGGATAATCGACCCACTGTGCTTCGATTTTTCGACCAGGGAGGAAGTGGAATTCAATATATCCCTGGGATTTGTTCGGCAAGGACGGCACCGGAATGTTCGTTTCGTACACGTCGGACGGTAAGTTGTTCTTGTACTGATCCTGAGTCAACTCGTACTCGATCTTGATGTGCCAGATCTTTTTGCCGCGTGGTATGTCCATGCAGCATACGGATTTTCCACCGCCCCCGGGTTTGTGGGCGGTAGAACCACCTGCTCCAAACCCGTCGATCGTGAAACTGTAGATGCTTCTGTCGGTATAGTTGTAACCGATGACATGGTATGGCCCGTAGCTCGCTGTTTGTGCATGCAGCCACCACGCACCACCGAGCAGCAGCGCGGCGATCGCGAGCGGGCGGCGAATGAGACGGCGAAGGAAATTCAGCATGTCGTTGTGCCTGTCATTCAGTTCGTCGTGGACAAAGCCTTATTCGTTGTATTCATGTTGCGCGGATCGGTCGGATAGTCGACCCATTTGGCTTCGATCTTGCGGTCGGGCAGGAAATGGAATTCGATGTATCCGTCGTGCCTATTGGGTAACGACGGGACAGGGATGTCAGTTTCGTATACATCGTTCGGCAAATCTTTTTTGTACTGCTCCTGAGTCAGTTCGTAGACGATCTTGATATGCCATGTCTTTCTGTTTCGCGGCACGCTCATGCAACATACCGTTCCTCCACCTCCGCCGGATTCATGTGCGTTGGAACCTCCGGCTCCAAAGCCATCGATCGTAAAAAGCGCAATGCTTCGATGCGTGTAGTTGTAGCCGGTCACGCGATAAGGGCCGTAGCTGGCGGTCCGCGCGTGTACCCACCATGCCCCGCCAAGCAGTAGCACAGTGACGACGATCGGTTCGCGAACGATACGGCGCATCACGCTCAACATGCCCATGATTCCATCGATCGATCCATCAAATCCGTCAGTCTAGCGGGTGTCCGGAACATGCGCGTCGATTCGGCGAGCAACCCATGCGAGACAATTTTCCTGTCGGGAAGAAAGTGGAACGCGACCTATCCGCAATGCTTGCCCGGCAGTGTGGGTATCGGAATATCTGTCTCGTAAACTTCATTCGGTCGATTTCTTTGAGCCTCTTCGCGAGTCAGGTCGTACACGATCCCGATGTGCCAGGTATCTTTCCCGGCGGTACCTCGGGACAGCATACGATGTCGCTGCCGCCTTGTGACTCGTTTGCATACGCGCCTCCGGCTCCGAAATCATCGATCTGATTGACGTAGGCCCCGCGGACGTCGCAAGCGCCGCTCGGGGCCGGACGCATACGCGTGATCAGCGCACCCGCAAGCCCGGCTCGCGGCGCGCAAACACCCGACGCGCTATAGTCGTGCGACACCGGCTGCGGACGCTCCGCACATCCGGCCGTCCATTCACGCACGCCTTCATTCCATGACCGCGCATCCCGCTGTTTCCCTTCAGCTGACCGACACCGAGCAGCCGGCCGCCCGTGACTTCATCAGCCGCAAGCTCGGCGAATTCAATCACGCGGTGACCGGCCGCGCCGACACGACGGCGCTCGACGTCTACGTGACCGATCCCGCGACCGGCGAGGTATTGGGCGGCCTCACCGGCCGGACGTCGCTCGGCCTGTTCTTCATCGATCTCTTCTACCTGCCGGAATCGCTGCGCGGCGGCGGCTTCGGCAGCCGCCTGCTGCGCGAGGCCGAAGCGGAGGCGAAGCGGCGCGGTTGCGCGCGTGCAGTGCTTTACACGATCACCTTCCAGGCGCCGGATTTCTACCTGAAGCACGGCTACGAGGTATTCGGCGAAGTGCCGTGCGAGCCGGAGGGCGCGGCGCGCGTGTTCATGGTCAAGACGCTTTGAGCGATATCGCCCGAGTCACCGCCCCGGCGTCGCGCGCTCGACGATCATGTCGTACAGCGCCTGCGCCGCGGGCGACAACTGCGCGGCTTTGCGCTTGACCAGCACGAGCGTGCGCGACACCGACGGTTCGACGAGCTCGATCGTGCGGATCATCGGATACGCGTTCTTCTGGACCGCGAGCTTCGGCACCACGGCCGCGCCGAGACCTTCCGCGACAAGCCCGAGCGCGGTCGAACTGCGCTGCACCTCGTAGAACGAATGCAGCGACACGCCGCTCGTCTTCAGCGCACCGTCGAGCAGCCCGCGATTGCCGCTCACTTCGCCCGCGAAGATCAGCGGATGCGGCTGCAGCGCCGCCCAGCGGATCCGCCGCCGCTTCGCGAGCGGATGATCGTCGCGGCAGACGAGCACGTACGGATCATGCGTGAGCGGCACGCTGACAAGTTCGGGATGCTGATCGCCGGCGATGCTGATCCCGAATTCCGCTTCACGCCGCAGCACGGCTTGCAGCACCGACGCCGATGCATGATCGAGAATCTTCACGCGATCGTGCGGCCGGTGCCCGGAGAACGCGCGCAGAATGCGGGGGAGATACTGCACGCCGACGGTGGGCACGCACGCGATCGTCACGTCGCCGCGCTGGCTCAGGCCCGTTTCGCGGATTTCGGTCAGCGCATCCGACAGTTCGTTCAGCAGGCGGCGCGCCTGCGGCAGGAAACGTCGGCCGATTTCGGTGAGGGTGGTGCGGCGCGTCGTGCGCTCGACCAGCGCGACACCGAGAAACGACTCGAGCTTGCGCAGCCGTTGCGTGATCGCCGTTTGCGTGACGTGCAGCGTGTCGGCGGCCTGCCTGAAGCTGCCGCCATCGGCGATCGCGACGAAAGCCTGGACACCAAGCGTATCGATTTTCATCAGAAATATGAATCAATGGCGATATTGAATTCATTTTACTGACGAACGCCGAAATCGCAGAATGTGTTGCATCGACGGCTGTCGATATCCCGACGCCGTCCACGCCGACCAGGAGGCCTACCGTGACGACCCCACCCGATCAATACGCGAAACAGTACGTGCGATTCGAAGACGAACGCACGCGGCCTGTCCGCGACCTGCTGGCCGCGGTGCCCGATACGCCGATCCGTACCGCGATCGACATCGGCTGCGGGCCCGGCAATTCGACCGAGGCGCTGATCGCGCGTGCGCCCGATGCGACGGTACGCGGCATCGACGCGTCGCCGGACATGATCGCGGCCGC
Protein-coding sequences here:
- a CDS encoding DUF3304 domain-containing protein, whose amino-acid sequence is MGMLSVMRRIVREPIVVTVLLLGGAWWVHARTASYGPYRVTGYNYTHRSIALFTIDGFGAGGSNAHESGGGGGTVCCMSVPRNRKTWHIKIVYELTQEQYKKDLPNDVYETDIPVPSLPNRHDGYIEFHFLPDRKIEAKWVDYPTDPRNMNTTNKALSTTN
- a CDS encoding GNAT family N-acetyltransferase; protein product: MTAHPAVSLQLTDTEQPAARDFISRKLGEFNHAVTGRADTTALDVYVTDPATGEVLGGLTGRTSLGLFFIDLFYLPESLRGGGFGSRLLREAEAEAKRRGCARAVLYTITFQAPDFYLKHGYEVFGEVPCEPEGAARVFMVKTL
- a CDS encoding DUF3304 domain-containing protein codes for the protein MLNFLRRLIRRPLAIAALLLGGAWWLHAQTASYGPYHVIGYNYTDRSIYSFTIDGFGAGGSTAHKPGGGGKSVCCMDIPRGKKIWHIKIEYELTQDQYKNNLPSDVYETNIPVPSLPNKSQGYIEFHFLPGRKIEAQWVDYPTDPHIPFARPNAAN
- a CDS encoding DUF3422 family protein: MMDHPLRAALAAELHARPFLRLAEAVSLTHYAIYTDGQPDIHETLLHALCRDTGIAVPQDGATHYAVQSPCGWHLKWERHTEFSTFTFVAPRRDTGYFDDLAIEGIPAAWFARLAGIRFVAVRMELLSGDAARLVCGDLRRWIDGPALVGSNVLGGGKVFCDWHVRDDGFMRFLVVDEDFREEQGGRLLQRLYEIETYRMMALLALPVARRMSRELDEIHAALHALMQRMDASGADGDDAALLVKLTHLAVRVEALSGSGGRFSASRAYEKLVLARIQELREERIEGMPTIAEFMERRFAPAMETCRSVWARHEQIAARIARAVDLLRTRVNLAQEKDVTRLLVGMERTARNQLHLQHAVEGLSVAAISYYVLSLATAAFKALHVMNLPVDPELAEGLLIAPVVFAVIHITRRTRAQLARSEAAHDGAPVPTVHAAALKQAN
- a CDS encoding LysR family transcriptional regulator gives rise to the protein MKIDTLGVQAFVAIADGGSFRQAADTLHVTQTAITQRLRKLESFLGVALVERTTRRTTLTEIGRRFLPQARRLLNELSDALTEIRETGLSQRGDVTIACVPTVGVQYLPRILRAFSGHRPHDRVKILDHASASVLQAVLRREAEFGISIAGDQHPELVSVPLTHDPYVLVCRDDHPLAKRRRIRWAALQPHPLIFAGEVSGNRGLLDGALKTSGVSLHSFYEVQRSSTALGLVAEGLGAAVVPKLAVQKNAYPMIRTIELVEPSVSRTLVLVKRKAAQLSPAAQALYDMIVERATPGR